Proteins co-encoded in one Spirosoma endbachense genomic window:
- a CDS encoding alpha/beta fold hydrolase: protein MSALSQSNQQQSKPYDSGYAPVNGIDLYYEVYGEGSPIVLLHGAYMTIDMNWGQFIPELSKNRKVIAIELQGHGHTPFSDRKLSRATLARDVEGVMDHLNIDSADVVGYSFGGSVAYQFAIQSPGRLKKLVIISSTYKSSGWIPEVTDRFKQTKPEFFTNTPLKAAYEAVAPDKSKWTAFLEQMITSASTPFDLGDANISQISAPVLIIAGDNDGLDKIELIKTYQRLGGVLGTDLSAMPKSQLAIVPGQGHVSLIMQTATILGYLDGFLK from the coding sequence ATGTCTGCTCTATCTCAATCCAACCAACAACAAAGCAAGCCTTACGACAGTGGCTATGCACCTGTTAATGGCATCGATTTGTATTACGAAGTATATGGCGAGGGCAGCCCAATCGTGTTACTGCATGGTGCTTATATGACCATTGATATGAACTGGGGGCAATTCATACCCGAATTGTCAAAAAACAGGAAAGTAATTGCTATTGAATTGCAGGGACATGGACATACTCCGTTTTCAGATCGAAAATTGTCAAGGGCTACTTTAGCCCGTGATGTGGAAGGCGTCATGGATCACCTGAACATTGACAGCGCGGATGTAGTAGGTTATAGTTTTGGTGGCTCTGTGGCTTACCAGTTTGCCATACAAAGCCCTGGACGGTTAAAGAAGTTAGTGATCATTTCGTCTACCTATAAAAGTAGTGGTTGGATTCCAGAAGTGACTGACAGGTTTAAACAAACAAAACCTGAATTTTTTACAAACACGCCTTTGAAAGCCGCCTATGAGGCTGTGGCACCTGATAAAAGCAAATGGACCGCGTTCTTAGAACAGATGATCACTTCGGCTTCAACACCCTTTGACCTGGGTGATGCCAATATTTCTCAAATTTCTGCACCTGTACTGATCATAGCCGGCGACAATGACGGTTTGGATAAAATTGAACTGATAAAAACATATCAACGCCTGGGGGGTGTGCTAGGTACTGATCTAAGCGCAATGCCGAAATCTCAATTGGCTATTGTTCCTGGGCAGGGGCATGTTTCCCTGATAATGCAAACAGCCACCATCTTAGGTTATCTGGATGGCTTTTTAAAGTGA